The following proteins are co-located in the Mobula hypostoma chromosome 4, sMobHyp1.1, whole genome shotgun sequence genome:
- the epgn gene encoding epigen produces MHMSCFRMESRASVYILSALALAVALSEQTPTPASENLPTSNISGRELSGPETMAPAVRGNSSRFMALNLNKNCHQSDQGYCMNGICQYHEDHDQVTRHRICICQSGYTGTRCQHALLTSRGVEKSERYLYIAVGMGIGLLLSGLAVLFFYCFRSRCQKSKTTYSACSRMARV; encoded by the exons ATGCACATGTCGTGCTTCAGAATGGAATCCAGGGCAAGTGTCTACATATTAagtg CTTTGGCTCTGGCTGTGGCTCTGAGCGAACAGACTCCGACACCCGCCTCCGAGAATCTCCCGACTTCCAACATATCAGGACGCGAGTTGAGTGGCCCAGAAACAATGGCTCCAGCAGTCCGAG GAAATTCCAGTCGCTTCATGGCTCtgaatttaaataaaaattgtCACCAAAGTGACCAAGGTTATTGTATGAATGGCATTTGCCAATACCATGAAGATCACGACCAGGTTACCAGACATCGCATCTGCAT CTGTCAATCAGGATACACGGGAACAAGATGCCAACATGCACTCTTAACTTCCCGAGGAGTTGAAAAGTCGGAACGTTATCTGTACATTGCAGTCGGCATGGGGATTGGATTACTGCTCAGTGGGCTCGCTGTGCTGTTCTTTTATTGCTTCCGAAGCAG ATGCCAGAAATCTAAAACGACATACAGCGCATGCTCGAGAATGGCAAGAGTTTGA